The following proteins come from a genomic window of Neoarius graeffei isolate fNeoGra1 chromosome 26, fNeoGra1.pri, whole genome shotgun sequence:
- the LOC132874580 gene encoding uncharacterized protein LOC132874580 isoform X1, whose translation MPRKGRRSEAARHRWRKLDLEGPTPSTFPLKTVSPPAGEEPSTGSSTRETHPPCSRAPVSNLVGSSSPAKPFWSTGDLLPNVRPRRGTGFRHRVRRWPTLKLTGRSHKLVIPPESPDKKFVLIVGDSHLRSIVDGFAVMPEGKFSFGVMSTPGAHAAQLRTEVLHADVPRPPVCVLAPSNNLTASRTIDEAAIDYASLLTAVRSRWPEVFVLDFPPRLQEDETCQVLLRQEYHRVTARMGMRYFSVAEHFPLTRLNLWSRDGVHLSDCEGMGILTQLLWAATEQFLETPPPPPVSPTPSQPLGKVSPKLVVKGEVRAPLSPDPFLWKVGEARLVKFIILCVYMFVYILVNGCTVIIKKHLFNQICDVNFPCRRFLVRPVWRSSRRRSPSSH comes from the exons ATGCCAAGGAAGGGGAGAAGGTCTGAGGCGGCAAGGCACCGATGGAGGAAGCTCGACCTGGAGGGGCCGACTCCCTCCACTTTCCCCCTGAAG ACGGTGTCCCCCCCGGCTGGAGAGGAGCCTTCCACAGGGTCGAGCACCAGGGAGACCCACCCCCCCTGCTCCCGAGCTCCAGTCAGCAAC TTGGTTGGATCTTCATCCCCAGCCAAGCCTTTCTGGAGCACGGGAGATTTGCTACCCAACGTTCGGCCAC GCCGCGGTACCGGTTTCCGCCATCGGGTGCGGAGGTGGCCAACTTTGAAGCTCACAGGACGGAGCCACAAGTTGGTCATCCCGCCGGAGTCTCCTGACAAGAAG TTCGTTCTGATTGTCGGGGACTCCCACCTCCGGTCCATCGTGGACGGTTTTGCCGTGATGCCAGAAGGGAAGTTCTCTTTTGGGGTCATGTCGACCCCTGGGGCCCACGCCGCTCAGCTGCGGACGGAGGTCCTGCATGCTGACGTTCCTCGGCCCCCTGTGTGTGTTCTTGCCCCCAGCAACAACCTGACTGCGAGCAGGACCATCGACGAGGCAGCCATCGATTATGCAAGTCTCCTCACTgctgtgaggagccgctggccggAG GTTTTTGTGCTGGACTTCCCGCCCCGCCTGCAGGAGGATGAGACGTGCCAGGTCCTCCTGCGCCAAGAGTACCACCGCGTGACAGCTCGTATGG GTATGAGGTACTTCTCTGTGGCGGAGCACTTCCCCCTTACGCGCTTGAACCTGTGGAGCAGAGACGGC GTTCACCTGAGCGACTGTGAGGGGATGGGCATCCTCACCCAGCTGCTGTGGGCCGCGACGGAGCAGTTCCTTGAGACACCACCACCTCCCCCGGTGTCTCCTACTCCTTCACAGCCACTTGGGAAGGTATCTCCTAAGCTGGTTGTGAAGGGAGAGGTACGTGCTCCTCTGTCTCCTGACCCCTTCCTGTGGAAGGTCGGAGAAGCAAGGTTAGTAAAGTTTATTATATTGTGCGTTTACATGTTTGTGTACATTTTGGTGAACGGGTGCACAGTTATAATTAAGAAGCATCTATTTAATCAAATATGTGATGTTAACTTTCCCTGTCGCAGGTTCCTGGTCAGGCCAGTGTGGCGCAGCAGCAG GAGAAGGAGTCCTTCCTCCCACTGA
- the LOC132874580 gene encoding uncharacterized protein LOC132874580 isoform X2: protein MPRKGRRSEAARHRWRKLDLEGPTPSTFPLKTVSPPAGEEPSTGSSTRETHPPCSRAPVSNLVGSSSPAKPFWSTGDLLPNVRPRRGTGFRHRVRRWPTLKLTGRSHKLVIPPESPDKKFVLIVGDSHLRSIVDGFAVMPEGKFSFGVMSTPGAHAAQLRTEVLHADVPRPPVCVLAPSNNLTASRTIDEAAIDYASLLTAVRSRWPEVFVLDFPPRLQEDETCQVLLRQEYHRVTARMGMRYFSVAEHFPLTRLNLWSRDGVHLSDCEGMGILTQLLWAATEQFLETPPPPPVSPTPSQPLGKVSPKLVVKGEVRAPLSPDPFLWKVGEARFLVRPVWRSSRRRSPSSH, encoded by the exons ATGCCAAGGAAGGGGAGAAGGTCTGAGGCGGCAAGGCACCGATGGAGGAAGCTCGACCTGGAGGGGCCGACTCCCTCCACTTTCCCCCTGAAG ACGGTGTCCCCCCCGGCTGGAGAGGAGCCTTCCACAGGGTCGAGCACCAGGGAGACCCACCCCCCCTGCTCCCGAGCTCCAGTCAGCAAC TTGGTTGGATCTTCATCCCCAGCCAAGCCTTTCTGGAGCACGGGAGATTTGCTACCCAACGTTCGGCCAC GCCGCGGTACCGGTTTCCGCCATCGGGTGCGGAGGTGGCCAACTTTGAAGCTCACAGGACGGAGCCACAAGTTGGTCATCCCGCCGGAGTCTCCTGACAAGAAG TTCGTTCTGATTGTCGGGGACTCCCACCTCCGGTCCATCGTGGACGGTTTTGCCGTGATGCCAGAAGGGAAGTTCTCTTTTGGGGTCATGTCGACCCCTGGGGCCCACGCCGCTCAGCTGCGGACGGAGGTCCTGCATGCTGACGTTCCTCGGCCCCCTGTGTGTGTTCTTGCCCCCAGCAACAACCTGACTGCGAGCAGGACCATCGACGAGGCAGCCATCGATTATGCAAGTCTCCTCACTgctgtgaggagccgctggccggAG GTTTTTGTGCTGGACTTCCCGCCCCGCCTGCAGGAGGATGAGACGTGCCAGGTCCTCCTGCGCCAAGAGTACCACCGCGTGACAGCTCGTATGG GTATGAGGTACTTCTCTGTGGCGGAGCACTTCCCCCTTACGCGCTTGAACCTGTGGAGCAGAGACGGC GTTCACCTGAGCGACTGTGAGGGGATGGGCATCCTCACCCAGCTGCTGTGGGCCGCGACGGAGCAGTTCCTTGAGACACCACCACCTCCCCCGGTGTCTCCTACTCCTTCACAGCCACTTGGGAAGGTATCTCCTAAGCTGGTTGTGAAGGGAGAGGTACGTGCTCCTCTGTCTCCTGACCCCTTCCTGTGGAAGGTCGGAGAAGCAAG GTTCCTGGTCAGGCCAGTGTGGCGCAGCAGCAG GAGAAGGAGTCCTTCCTCCCACTGA